From one Montipora capricornis isolate CH-2021 chromosome 10, ASM3666992v2, whole genome shotgun sequence genomic stretch:
- the LOC138021994 gene encoding trace amine-associated receptor 8c-like yields the protein MESEGRYLWTKTEKWCLASTLGFLIIFGLCGNLLVTIVILRFERLRRYVSSYLILNLAISDFLTTSISMPYQLATVLDLSIISHNGVLCKVGGILPYPFYISSTVTLVMLAIERHIAVSDPLRYVSRVTTRTISIMIAFAWFQAIFFGILFAILGNVEFSKKSLDCGVTWEGTPLWLILLALIMNVVLPYFLLLIMSLRVMTIARRQMRRIAFEMSGQTRPFRRRRNVFSISGPESKATAAILVVIIVFLILWIPFLITRGLMAFNDVYIPPVVNISAVWILHLNSAVNVLIYTLRRSDYRQAFKDVMRCTSLSGPNVFELSVTNRTDKRILNLRRASAVKFKSASEMDNSAPVIPAHSS from the exons atggaGTCAGAAGGCAGGTATTTGTGGACAAAGACAGAGAAATGGTGTTTAGCATCAACACTTGGTTTTCTAATAATTTTTGGACTTTGCGGAAATCTACTCGTTACTATCGTAATTCTTCGTTTTGAGCGACTTCGTCGGTACGTGAGCAGTTATTTGATCCTGAACTTGGCAATAAGTGACTTTTTAACAACATCTATATCAATGCCATATCAACTTGCTACGGTCCTCGATCTAAGCATCATCTCTCACAATGGAGTGCTTTGCAAAGTTGGTGGAATTTTGCCTTATCCTTTCTACATTTCTTCCACCGTAACACTTGTGATGTTGGCGATTGAACGACATATTGCGGTAAGCGATCCTTTGAGATACGTGAGTCGTGTTACCACACGCACGATCTCAATAATGATCGCCTTTGCCTGGTTTCAAGCTATATTTTTCGGTATTCTCTTCGCTATCTTGGGAAACGTGGAATTTTCCAAGAAAAGCTTAGATTGTGGAGTAACTTGGGAAGGAACACCATTATGGCTAATTTTGTTGGCTTTAATTATGAATGTCGTCCTACCATATTTCTTATTGCTCATTATGAGTTTGAGAGTTATGACCATAGCAAGGAGACAAATGAGAAGAATTGCATTTGAAATGTCTGGACAAACTCGGCCGTTTCGCAGGAGAAGAAACGTGTTTTCAATTTCAG GCCCAGAGAGCAAAGCTACTGCAGCCATCTTGGTTGTCATCATCGTGTTTCTAATTCTTTGGATTCCGTTCCTTATCACTCGGGGATTAATGGCATTTAATGACGTTTATATTCCTCCCGTAGTAAACATATCAGCGGTGTGGATATTACATTTAAACTCTGCGGTAAACGTTCTAATTTACACACTTCGAAGGTCAGACTATAGACAAGCATTCAAAGACGTCATGCGCTGTACGTCTCTCTCAGGGCCTAATGTTTTTGAGTTAAGCGTAACTAACAGAACTGACAAACGAATTCTTAACCTGCGAAGGGCGTCTGCTGTGAAGTTCAAATCTGCCAGCGAAATGGACAATTCCGCTCCCGTTATCCCTGCCCACTCGTCATGA
- the LOC138019544 gene encoding uncharacterized protein, with protein sequence MVHCFAPGCDHHSESHTCKFYGFPHKIKKKEEYQRWIRLIRRKDREPGNHSRICSCHFRDGKKSAGPEIYTRNADKLFPSEGFPRKKKKQSSTTHSSVHDMVQAIRDKMEEEAPPLQEKPSTNQVILEAELDLAKRELEQQRETAQYQRTHYSASTLTTDILRMETGLPTKEVFQIVVNYASRFKDSLSYYAGWRVESIIFEDQILITLMKLRQNYTNLHIAQLFSCSVATISNVVTTFIHVLHHILFDDLMTTIPSREKNKLCSPSSFSMFTSCRIVIDCTDIEIAAPSLMSQQNETYSSYRGMNSFKVLVGVAPNAVITYVSKLYPGSISDKEIVKQSGLMNHMANGDLILADKGFLIQDIVPKGVSVNIPPFLENGKFTASEIRATKNIAKCRIHVERANARLKDFKILNFIPPKLRCYADKVFQVCAALVNLQFPLIKEGCEGVEFE encoded by the exons ATGGTTCACTGCTTTGCTCCGGGCTGTGATCATCATTCCGAATCACATACTTGTAAATTCTATGGGTTTCcacataaaataaagaaaaaggaggaGTACCAACGCTGGATTCGATTAATAAG AAGAAAAGACAGGGAACCAGGGAATCACTCCAGAATATGCAGTTGTCACTTCAGAGATGGGAAAAAGAGTGCCGGCCCAGAAATTTACACACGTAATGCTGACAAGTTGTTTCCATCAGAAGGATTTcctcgaaaaaagaaaaaacagagtaGTACTACACACAGCAGTGTACATGACATGGTGCAGGCCATTCGGGACAAAATGGAAGAGGAGGCACCTCCCTTGCAAGAAAAACCCTCAACAAACCAGGTTATTCTTGAAGCCGAACTTGACCTTGCAAAGAGGGAACTTGAGCAGCAGAGAGAAACTGCACAGTACCAGAGAACACATTATTCTGCATCAACTCTTACCACAGATATTCTTCGTATGGAAACTGGACTACCAACAAAAGAAGTTTTCCAGATTGTGGTAAATTATGCCTCTAGATTTAAGGATTCTTTGTCATACTATGCAGGTTGGAGAGTGGAGTCAATTATTTTTGAAGATCAAATTTTAATCACCCTCATGAAACTGAGACAAAACTATACTAATCTCCACATAGCTCAGTTATTCTCTTGTAGTGTTGCTACCATTTCAAATGTAGTTACAACATTTATTCATGTTTTACACCATATCTTATTTGATGATTTGATGACCACTATCCCTTCTAGGGAGAAAAACAAATTATGCTCTCCTTCGtccttttcaatgtttactAGCTGTAGAATAGTCATTGACTGTACAGATATTGAAATTGCAGCACCCAGTCTTATGAGTCAACAGAATGAGACATATTCAAGCTACCGGGGCATGAATTCTTTTAAAGTTTTAGTCGGGGTGGCGCCCAATGCAGTTATAACATATGTAAGTAAACTGTATCCAGGATCAATTTCGGATAAGGAAATTGTCAAACAGTCAGGTCTAATGAACCATATGGCAAATGGTGACCTGATCCTTGCAGACAAGGGGTTCTTGATTCAGGACATTGTCCCAAAGGGTGTTTCCGTAAATATTCCTCCCTTCTTAGAGAATGGAAAATTCACTGCCAGTGAGATAAGGGCCACtaaaaacattgcaaaatgcAGAATTCACGTCGAAAGGGCTAATGCACGGCTGAAGGATTTTAAGATACTAAACTTTATACCCCCCAAATTAAGATGTTATGCTGACAAAGTATTTCAAGTCTGTGCTGCCCTTGTAAATCTTCAGTTTCCACTGATAAAGGAAGGATGTGAAGGGGTAGAATTTGAGTAA
- the LOC138021200 gene encoding uncharacterized protein, which translates to MQPVKEAKRKAMLAHKQNPCPSTCDALRAARSKAQQTARRCANEYWQNLCPKFQLAADCGHAKGMYEGIKAATVPTSVKTAPLKPKTGEVITNQSRQVQRWVEHYLELYSTQNIVTDTALNPLPGLPVIEELDNTPTLEEFSIAIDGLASGKAPGKDVIPPEVLENGKQSTLKPLDELLCLCWE; encoded by the coding sequence ATGCAGCCAGTCAAGGAGGCCAAGAGGAAAGCGATGCTGGCTCACAAGCAGAACCCTTGCCCAAGCACATGCGACGCCCTTCGAGCAGCTAGGAGCAAGGCCCAGCAGACCGCACGCCGCTGTGCCAACGAGTACTGGCAGAACCTATGCCCCAAATTCCAGCTAGCAGCGGACTGTGGCCACGCAAAGGGGATGTATGAGGGCATCAAAGCTGCCACCGTCCCCACGAGCGTCAAAACAGCCCCACTCAAACCAAAGACTGGCGAGGTCATCACTAATCAGAGCAGGCAGGTGCAGCGTTGGGTGGAGCATTATCTCGAGCTCTACTCAACCCAGAACATCGTCACAGACACTGCCCTCAATCCCCTGCCTGGATTGCCAGTCATAGAGGAGCTTGACAACACGCCGACACTGGAAGAGTTCAGCATAGCGATCGACGGTCTCGCCTCTGGCAAGGCACCGGGGAAGGACGTTATCCCGCCGGAGGTTTTGGAGAATGGGAAGCAATCCACCCTGAAACCGCTTGATGAGCTGCTCTGCCTGTGCTGGGAGTAA
- the LOC138021358 gene encoding trace amine-associated receptor 8c-like, translating to MESEDRYLWTNTEKWCLAVTLGFLIIFGLCGNLLVTIVILRFKRLRRYVNSYLILNLAISDFLTTSISMPYQLATVLDLSIISHNGVLCKVGGILSYPFYISSTVTLVMLAIERHIAVSDPLRYVSRVTTRTISIMIAFAWFQAVFFCILFAILGNMEFSKKSLDCGVTWEGTPLWLSLLALIMNVVLPYLLLLIMSLRVLTIARKQMKRIAFEMSGQTQPFRRRRNVFSISGPESKATVAILVVIIVFLILWIPFLITRGLMAFNDVYIPPVVNTSAVWILHLNSVVNVLIYTLRRSEYRQAFKDVMRCTSFSGPNVFELSVTNRTDKRILNLRRASAVKFKSASEMDNSAPVIPAHWS from the exons ATGGAGTCAGAAGACAGGTATTTGTGGACAAACACAGAGAAATGGTGTTTAGCAGTAACGCTTGGTTTTCTAATAATATTTGGACTTTGCGGAAATCTACTCGTTACTATCGTAATTCTTCGTTTTAAGCGACTTCGTCGGTACGTGAACAGTTATTTGATCCTGAACTTGGCAATAAGTGACTTTTTAACAACATCTATATCAATGCCATATCAACTTGCTACGGTGCTCGATCTAAGTATCATCTCTCACAATGGAGTGCTTTGCAAAGTTGGTGGAATTTTGTCTTATCCTTTCTACATTTCTTCTACCGTAACACTTGTGATGTTGGCGATTGAACGACATATTGCGGTGAGCGATCCTTTGAGATACGTGAGTCGTGTTACCACACGCACGATCTCAATAATGATCGCCTTTGCCTGGTTTCAAGCTGTATTTTTCTGTATTCTCTTCGCTATCTTGGGAAACATGGAATTTTCCAAGAAAAGCTTAGATTGTGGAGTAACTTGGGAAGGAACACCATTATGGCTAAGTTTGTTGGCTTTAATTATGAATGTCGTCCTACCATATTTGTTATTGCTCATTATGAGTTTGAGAGTTTTGACCATAGcaaggaaacaaatgaaaagaatTGCATTTGAAATGTCTGGACAAACTCAGCCGTTTCGCAGGAGAAGAAACGTGTTTTCAATTTCAG GCCCAGAGAGCAAAGCTACTGTAGCTATCTTGGTTGTCATCATCGTGTTTCTAATTCTTTGGATTCCGTTCCTTATCACTCGGGGATTAATGGCATTTAATGACGTTTATATTCCTCCCGTAGTAAACACATCAGCGGTGTGGATATTGCATTTAAACTCTGTGGTAAACGTTCTAATTTACACACTTCGCAGGTCAGAATATAGACAAGCATTCAAAGACGTCATGCGCTGTACGTCTTTCTCAGGGCCTAATGTTTTTGAGTTAAGCGTAACTAACAGAACTGATAAACGAATTCTTAACCTGCGAAGGGCGTCTGCTGTGAAGTTCAAATCTGCAAGCGAAATGGACAATTCCGCTCCCGTTATCCCTGCCCACTGGTCATGA
- the LOC138019545 gene encoding uncharacterized protein, with protein sequence MSVLTIASLLSFFENENKSVSRGENHCKSNHVESFSASQGVLKGQVHASMKKKVYNVTIYLDQNNAIKSSECECPRGVYKCSHAAALFIYGIYNWSRTDVECSWKKRNAPDISRKSIAEMFPPAKPGYTALLRQPNQGDREALYSELRAYGKFTGLCWLLSPEPKQLGDLPVSTVEEVIFSEEFLTLSTAAEQLEFIKRKLKVEQEIVNQISSLTVGQRNNPSWHLVRKGRLTASNFGSVINAKRVTPSLIKRLLGEYDISRVKAVAWGVTNEAEAIKTFTAKTHLEVAETGVWLDESGVLGASPDGFVGEDHVLEPKCSYTFRNASIEEALKSETFCLEQKEDGSYSLKRNHVYWHQVQGQMYLAKRNYCYFVVWTNNWCVIIEIKKDPSWEENLTRLREFYFKHLFPKIVEGEL encoded by the exons ATGTCGGTGCTGACAATTGCGTCCCTGCTTTCTTTCTTCGAAAATGAGAATAAATCCGTTTCAAGAGGTGAAAATCACTGCAAATCAAACCATGTGGAAAGCTTTAGTGCAAGTCAAGGTGTTTTGAAGGGACAAGTTCACGCTAGTATGAAGAAAAAAGTGTATAATGTGACG atatacCTTGACCAAAACAATGCGATTAAATCGAGCGAGTGCGAGTGTCCTCGGGGAGTTTATAAATGCAGCCATGCTGCAGCTCTGTTCATCTACGGAATTTATAACTGGAGTCGGACTGATGTTGAGTGTTCATGGAAAAAACGGAATGCACCTGATATTTCTCGGAAATCTATTGCTGAAATGTTTCCTCCAGCAAAGCCAGGATATACAGCCTTACTCCGACAACCAAATCAAGGAGATCGAGAAGCGCTGTATTCAGAGCTCCGAGCGTATGGAAAGTTCACTGGCCTATGCTGGCTGTTAAGCCCTGAGCCAAAACAACTGGGGGATCTACCTGTCTCAACAGTGGAAGAGGTTATTTTTTCCGAAGAATTTCTCACCTTATCTACTGCTGCTGAACAACTTGAGTTTATCAAACGAAAATTAAAGGTAGAGCAAGAAATTGTAAATCAAATCAGTTCTTTAACTGTCGGTCAGCGAAACAATCCCTCCTGGCATTTAGTCAGGAAGGGGCGTTTGACTGCAAGTAATTTTGGCTCCGTCATCAATGCTAAGAGGGTCACCCCATCCCTTATTAAGCGTCTCTTGGGAGAATATGACATTTCACGTGTCAAAGCTGTGGCATGGGGAGTCACAAATGAGGCTGAAGCCATCAAAACATTTACTGCCAAAACCCATCTTGAAGTTGCTGAGACAGGGGTGTGGCTTGACGAATCAGGCGTTCTTGGAGCTTCCCCTGATGGATTCGTGGGTGAAGACCATGTTCTAGAGCCGAAATGTTCCTATACCTTCAGAAATGCGAGTATTGAGGAAGCTTTGAAAAGTGAGACATTTTGTCTGGAGCAAAAAGAGGACGGGTCATACTCGCTAAAAAGGAATCATGTCTACTGGCACCAAGTGCAAGGGCAAATGTACTTAGCCAAAcgaaattattgttattttgttgtttggacAAATAACTGGTGTGTCATTATTGAAATCAAGAAGGATCCATCCTGGGAAGAAAACCTTACCAGACTAAGGGAATTTTACTTTAAACACCTCTTTCCCAAAATTGTTGAGGGAGAACTATAG